From Bradyrhizobium sp. NDS-1, the proteins below share one genomic window:
- a CDS encoding metallophosphoesterase family protein, translating to MDRSFVIAQISDLHLDGSGRLLAAIETLSAALRERMAGLADVPDRILLITGDLVDDPTPRALDEALAVIASLRQTRVFTDIQAVAGNHDVKRPSRWTGRHDVYDYLNLPRTSKSVYYRQAGLDLVLLDSNRASLTTLASGNIDEGTYKTMVADSARLSVELAGSMGSAGRADYAEPTENLVRVLALHHHPLPQATGEGKRFLGVPDEPLMYLASPATFLEAATSLNVDLMLHGHRHVEGLTRYSIPDPRATSSESGEAFWRTIYVLSCPSSTGQAGDDAGFNIIHFSPVSHAGRMDYRFAVARYSRPRNEGAFRLLDSNLPDGIIRLPAGRDFSRDPAVQSAIEIASCVSLKRNQVAAFARRLFARRGFYDEAEPDWANAFYTYVVSSHAWTDLEGKVARSGPRSDIGALSAVRTLLARLIAQSAEVLGVDRAQLDSLSGRRSINRDDFLRQLPSLSGEGVDTQQAARQRRELLREMNEPLKALGLDLDLGGEAPPQTAARRR from the coding sequence ATGGATAGATCGTTCGTTATTGCGCAGATTTCCGATCTGCATCTCGACGGATCGGGCCGGCTGCTTGCGGCGATCGAAACGCTCAGTGCCGCTCTCCGCGAGAGAATGGCGGGCCTCGCCGACGTCCCCGACCGCATCCTGCTGATCACGGGAGATCTCGTGGACGATCCGACGCCGCGCGCGCTCGACGAAGCGCTCGCCGTCATCGCGTCCCTGCGGCAGACACGCGTGTTCACCGACATCCAGGCCGTTGCCGGCAATCACGACGTCAAGCGGCCGAGCCGCTGGACCGGCCGCCACGACGTCTATGATTACCTCAATCTGCCGCGGACCTCGAAGAGCGTCTATTACCGGCAGGCCGGCCTCGACTTGGTGCTGCTGGATTCCAACCGCGCAAGCCTGACGACGCTTGCGAGCGGCAACATCGATGAGGGCACGTACAAGACGATGGTCGCGGATTCCGCCCGGCTGAGCGTCGAGCTCGCGGGCAGCATGGGGTCTGCGGGGCGCGCCGACTATGCCGAACCGACGGAGAACCTGGTGCGCGTGCTGGCCCTGCATCATCATCCGCTGCCGCAGGCGACCGGGGAAGGAAAGCGCTTTCTCGGCGTGCCCGACGAGCCGCTGATGTATCTGGCATCGCCCGCAACCTTCCTCGAAGCGGCAACCTCCCTCAACGTCGATCTGATGCTGCACGGTCACCGGCATGTCGAGGGATTGACCCGCTATTCCATCCCCGATCCACGCGCGACCTCGAGCGAGAGCGGCGAAGCGTTCTGGCGCACCATCTACGTGCTCTCCTGTCCGTCCTCGACCGGGCAGGCCGGCGACGATGCCGGCTTCAACATCATCCATTTTAGTCCTGTGTCCCATGCAGGCCGTATGGACTACCGTTTCGCGGTCGCGCGCTACTCGAGACCGCGCAACGAAGGCGCTTTCAGGCTGCTCGATTCGAACCTGCCGGACGGAATCATCAGGCTGCCGGCAGGGCGGGACTTTTCCCGTGATCCGGCGGTTCAGTCGGCAATCGAGATCGCCTCATGCGTCTCGCTGAAGCGGAATCAGGTCGCCGCGTTCGCCCGCCGATTGTTCGCGCGCCGCGGCTTCTACGATGAAGCCGAACCGGACTGGGCGAACGCGTTCTACACCTACGTCGTCTCGTCTCATGCCTGGACGGACCTCGAAGGCAAGGTCGCGAGGTCGGGACCGAGGTCTGACATCGGCGCATTGTCCGCGGTGAGAACACTGCTCGCTCGATTGATCGCGCAGTCCGCCGAGGTGCTCGGCGTCGACCGCGCTCAGCTCGATTCGCTCTCCGGCAGGCGCTCGATCAACCGAGACGACTTCCTGCGCCAACTGCCGAGCCTGTCCGGTGAGGGTGTCGATACTCAGCAGGCGGCGCGGCAAAGGCGGGAGTTGCTGCGGGAGATGAACGAACCGCTGAAGGCGCTCGGCCTCGATCTGGATCTCGGCGGTGAGGCGCCGCCGCAAACGGCTGCAAGGCGGCGTTAA
- a CDS encoding leucyl aminopeptidase family protein codes for MPSVFETSPAAIPIIFVTKASWDQVAETLPPAQRLFATACAFTAKPGAHLALPAPDGAIAQVLFGLEDEGARSRDLFRPGALPGLLPPGTYRFANAPHDTRLAALAFALGCYRFARYRKADRPDVRLVPPDGVDAAGIERVAEAAMLARDLINTPSNDMGPAELAAAAQDLAAEFGASFACTIGEELEKNFPLIHAVGMASSRAPRLIDIGWGDLAHPKVTLVGKGVCFDTGGLDLKPSSGMLIMKKDMGGAANVLALARMVMDAKLKVRLRVLIPAVENAVAGNAFRPLDVFTSRKGITVEIGNTDAEGRLVLADALALADEEKPDLLIDLGTLTGAARVALGPELPPFYTNDETLAADLARCAVQENDPLWRMPLWPPYDSWLDSKTATITNAPSGGFAGSITCALFLQRFVEHARSWLHVDIYGWTPSAKPARPEGGECQAARAIYTLLGERYA; via the coding sequence ATGCCTTCTGTCTTCGAGACGTCACCCGCCGCCATCCCGATCATCTTCGTCACCAAAGCGAGCTGGGATCAGGTCGCCGAGACGCTGCCGCCAGCGCAACGCCTATTCGCCACGGCATGCGCCTTCACCGCCAAGCCGGGCGCCCATCTCGCGCTGCCCGCGCCCGACGGCGCGATTGCGCAGGTGCTGTTCGGCCTCGAGGACGAGGGCGCAAGATCGCGCGACCTGTTCCGGCCTGGCGCCCTGCCCGGGCTTTTGCCGCCGGGCACTTATCGCTTTGCCAATGCGCCGCATGATACGCGGCTGGCAGCGCTCGCCTTCGCACTGGGATGCTACCGCTTCGCGCGCTACCGCAAGGCTGATCGCCCCGACGTCCGGCTGGTGCCTCCTGATGGCGTCGATGCGGCCGGGATCGAGCGGGTCGCTGAGGCCGCAATGCTCGCGCGCGACCTCATCAACACGCCGTCCAACGACATGGGACCGGCAGAGCTGGCCGCCGCCGCGCAAGACCTCGCGGCCGAGTTCGGTGCAAGTTTCGCCTGCACCATCGGCGAAGAGCTGGAGAAGAATTTCCCGCTCATCCACGCCGTTGGCATGGCATCCAGCCGCGCCCCGCGGCTGATCGACATCGGCTGGGGCGACCTTGCTCATCCCAAGGTGACGCTGGTCGGCAAGGGCGTCTGTTTCGACACCGGCGGGCTCGATCTGAAGCCGTCGAGCGGCATGCTGATCATGAAGAAGGACATGGGCGGCGCTGCCAACGTGCTGGCGCTGGCACGCATGGTGATGGACGCCAAGCTGAAGGTGCGGCTGCGCGTGCTGATTCCGGCGGTCGAGAACGCGGTTGCCGGCAACGCCTTCCGCCCGCTCGATGTCTTCACCTCGCGCAAAGGCATCACGGTCGAGATCGGCAACACCGACGCCGAAGGGCGGCTGGTGCTCGCCGACGCGCTGGCGCTGGCCGACGAGGAGAAGCCCGACCTGCTGATCGATTTGGGCACACTGACCGGCGCGGCGCGGGTCGCGCTGGGTCCGGAACTGCCGCCGTTCTACACCAATGACGAAACCCTTGCCGCCGACCTCGCGCGCTGCGCGGTGCAGGAGAACGATCCGTTGTGGCGCATGCCGCTGTGGCCGCCTTACGATTCCTGGCTGGACTCCAAGACCGCCACCATCACAAACGCGCCGTCAGGCGGTTTTGCCGGCTCGATCACCTGCGCGCTGTTCCTGCAGCGCTTCGTCGAGCACGCCAGGAGCTGGCTGCATGTCGACATCTACGGCTGGACGCCGTCGGCCAAGCCCGCGCGGCCCGAAGGAGGCGAGTGCCAGGCTGCGCGAGCCATCTACACCTTGCTGGGCGAGCGCTATGCATAA
- a CDS encoding NlpC/P60 family protein yields the protein MHNPKYDPRLTPARGDLAAKYLEGEVEADRFVTGEEFEVVEPIAPVREQASSNAMLMTEALRGERVTVYDRNGEGWAWGQLNDDGYVGWLPDAALAKPTAGPTHKVSALRTFAFPGPSIKLPPADTLVMGSRLAVARQDGSFAVTRDGRYLPKSHLAPLDHSEPDFVAVAERFVGTPYLWGGKSSSGIDCSGLVQVSLTASGTGCPRDSDMQQAGLGRTLEQHEWDRLLRGDLIFWKGHVAVVRDGSTMVHANAHHMATVIEPIEPAIARIKQAGSEVVAIKRL from the coding sequence ATGCATAATCCAAAATACGATCCGCGGCTGACGCCGGCGCGGGGCGACCTCGCTGCGAAATATCTCGAAGGCGAAGTTGAGGCTGATCGCTTCGTCACCGGTGAGGAATTCGAGGTGGTCGAACCGATCGCGCCGGTGCGCGAGCAGGCGTCTTCGAACGCGATGCTGATGACGGAGGCACTGCGCGGCGAACGCGTCACGGTTTACGACCGCAACGGCGAAGGCTGGGCCTGGGGCCAGCTCAATGACGACGGCTATGTCGGCTGGCTGCCGGACGCGGCGCTCGCGAAGCCCACGGCGGGCCCGACCCACAAGGTCAGCGCCCTCAGGACGTTTGCCTTCCCCGGCCCCTCGATCAAGCTGCCGCCGGCCGACACGCTGGTGATGGGATCCAGGCTCGCGGTGGCGCGCCAAGACGGCAGCTTCGCCGTGACGCGGGACGGCAGGTATCTGCCGAAGTCCCATCTCGCCCCGCTCGATCACAGCGAACCGGACTTCGTCGCCGTCGCCGAGCGCTTCGTCGGCACGCCCTATCTGTGGGGCGGCAAGAGCAGTTCTGGCATCGATTGCTCCGGCCTGGTTCAAGTCTCGCTGACAGCGTCAGGCACCGGCTGCCCGCGCGACAGCGACATGCAGCAGGCCGGGCTGGGCCGCACCCTGGAGCAGCACGAGTGGGACCGCCTGCTGCGCGGCGATCTGATCTTCTGGAAGGGACATGTCGCGGTCGTCCGCGATGGCAGCACCATGGTTCACGCCAATGCGCATCACATGGCGACTGTGATCGAGCCGATCGAGCCGGCCATCGCACGGATCAAGCAGGCCGGCAGCGAAGTCGTCGCGATCAAGCGGTTGTGA
- a CDS encoding ABC transporter ATP-binding protein, whose translation MDAINQPLLSVRDLSVAFHQGGATTLAVDKVTFQIKRGECLALVGESGSGKSVSALSILKLLPYPNASHPSGSIRFKGQELIDRSEQQMREIRGSDISIIFQEPMTSLNPLHTIEAQIGEIIQLHNPTSNAEARKRTLELLTQVGIPEPETRLKSYPHQLSGGQRQRVMIAMALANEPDLLIADEPTTALDVTVQAQILALLAEIRSRLGMSLLFITHDLGIVRRIADTVCVMKSGEIVEQGPVEQVFKSPKHPYTRDLLAAEPKPDPAPPQPDAPVVMSADDLKVWFPIKRGLMRKTVGHIKAVDGVSVAVRKGETLGVVGESGSGKTTLGLALLRLISSNGRIVFLGKDIQGLRFKEMRPFRRDMQIVFQDPFGSLSPRMSVADIIAEGLSVHQPKLSGEQREARVVKALEDVGLNPETRFRYPHEFSGGQRQRISIARAVVLEPDFVVLDEPTSALDMLFQAQMVDLLRELQRKRELTYMFISHDLRVVASLASHLIVMRGGKVVEEGQAAELFKSPKTDYTRALFAAAFRLETAGNGSAAT comes from the coding sequence ATGGACGCGATCAACCAGCCCCTGCTCAGCGTGCGCGATCTCTCGGTGGCCTTCCACCAGGGCGGCGCCACCACGCTTGCAGTCGACAAGGTCACGTTCCAGATCAAGCGCGGCGAATGCCTGGCATTGGTCGGCGAATCCGGATCCGGCAAGTCCGTCAGCGCGCTCTCGATCCTCAAGCTCCTGCCCTATCCGAACGCCTCGCATCCCTCGGGCAGCATCCGCTTCAAGGGGCAGGAGCTGATCGACCGATCCGAGCAGCAGATGCGGGAGATTCGCGGCAGTGACATCTCCATCATCTTCCAGGAGCCGATGACCTCGCTCAATCCGTTGCACACGATCGAGGCGCAGATCGGCGAGATCATCCAGTTGCACAATCCGACCAGTAATGCCGAGGCGCGCAAACGGACGCTGGAGCTGCTGACGCAGGTCGGCATCCCCGAGCCCGAGACGCGGCTGAAGAGCTATCCGCATCAGCTCTCCGGCGGTCAGCGCCAGCGTGTGATGATCGCGATGGCGCTCGCCAACGAGCCGGATCTGCTGATCGCGGACGAGCCGACGACGGCGCTCGACGTCACCGTGCAGGCACAGATCCTGGCGCTGCTCGCCGAGATCCGCTCGCGGCTCGGCATGAGCCTGCTCTTCATCACCCACGATCTCGGCATCGTGCGCCGCATCGCCGACACCGTCTGCGTCATGAAGAGCGGCGAGATCGTCGAGCAGGGACCGGTCGAGCAGGTCTTCAAGTCGCCGAAGCATCCCTATACGCGCGATCTGCTCGCGGCCGAGCCGAAGCCGGACCCGGCGCCGCCGCAGCCGGATGCGCCGGTGGTGATGTCGGCGGACGATTTGAAGGTCTGGTTTCCGATCAAGCGCGGCCTGATGCGCAAGACGGTCGGCCACATCAAGGCGGTCGACGGCGTCAGCGTCGCCGTGCGCAAGGGCGAGACGCTCGGCGTCGTCGGCGAGTCCGGCTCGGGCAAGACCACGCTGGGGCTGGCACTGCTGCGGCTGATCTCCTCGAACGGGCGCATCGTATTCCTGGGAAAAGACATCCAGGGACTGCGTTTCAAGGAGATGCGGCCTTTCCGCCGCGACATGCAGATCGTGTTCCAGGATCCGTTCGGCTCGCTCAGCCCACGCATGTCGGTCGCCGATATCATCGCCGAAGGTCTCTCCGTGCATCAGCCGAAGCTGTCGGGCGAACAACGCGAGGCGCGCGTCGTCAAGGCGCTCGAGGATGTCGGGCTCAATCCTGAGACGCGCTTTCGCTATCCGCACGAATTCTCCGGCGGCCAGCGCCAGCGCATCAGCATCGCGCGGGCGGTGGTGCTGGAGCCGGATTTCGTCGTGCTGGACGAGCCGACAAGCGCGCTCGACATGCTGTTCCAGGCGCAGATGGTCGATCTCTTGCGCGAGCTCCAGCGCAAGCGCGAGCTCACCTATATGTTCATCTCGCACGATTTGCGCGTCGTCGCTTCCCTTGCGAGCCACCTGATCGTGATGCGCGGCGGCAAGGTCGTCGAAGAGGGACAGGCCGCCGAGCTGTTCAAGTCCCCGAAGACGGATTACACGCGGGCGCTGTTCGCGGCGGCGTTCCGGCTGGAGACCGCCGGGAACGGCTCGGCGGCGACGTAA
- a CDS encoding ABC transporter permease — protein sequence MTITAPTPIETTAQSPLGEVVPITRKPFAPSPLNRRRWQNFKANRRGYWSFWLFIALFVLSLFAELIANDRPFLIKFDGRLYWPAFVTYSETTFGGDFETAADYRDPYLQKLIKEKNGTIVWPLIRYSYDTHNLDLPTPAPSPPTWMLTEKQCKPVVEKKGLTSCRDLEYNWLGTDDQGRDVVARLIYGFRISVLFGLCLTIVSSVIGIAAGAVQGYFGGRVDLIFQRFIEIWTAIPSLYLLLILSSVLVPGFFVLLGILLLFSWVSLVGLVRAEFLRGRNFEYIQAARALGVSNPTIMFRHLLPNAMVATMTFLPFIVSSSVMTLTALDFLGFGLPPGSPSLGELLSQAKSNVQAPWLGFSGFFSVAIMLSLLIFIGEAVRDAFDPRKTFR from the coding sequence ATGACGATCACCGCACCGACGCCGATCGAGACCACGGCCCAGTCCCCATTGGGCGAGGTCGTTCCGATCACACGCAAGCCGTTCGCTCCTTCGCCGCTCAACAGGCGGCGGTGGCAGAACTTCAAGGCCAACCGCCGCGGCTACTGGTCGTTCTGGTTATTCATTGCGCTGTTCGTGCTCTCGCTGTTCGCGGAGCTGATCGCCAACGATCGGCCTTTTCTGATCAAGTTCGACGGTCGCCTCTACTGGCCCGCGTTCGTGACCTATTCCGAAACCACCTTCGGCGGGGACTTCGAAACCGCGGCTGACTACCGCGATCCCTATTTGCAGAAGCTGATCAAGGAAAAGAACGGCACCATCGTCTGGCCGCTGATCCGTTACTCTTACGACACCCACAATCTCGACTTGCCGACGCCGGCGCCGTCGCCGCCGACCTGGATGCTGACCGAGAAGCAATGCAAGCCGGTGGTGGAAAAGAAGGGGCTGACGAGTTGCCGCGACCTCGAATACAACTGGCTCGGCACCGACGACCAGGGGCGCGACGTGGTCGCACGGCTGATCTACGGCTTCCGCATCTCGGTGCTGTTCGGCCTTTGTCTCACGATCGTTTCGTCGGTCATCGGCATAGCAGCGGGCGCGGTGCAGGGCTATTTCGGTGGCCGGGTCGATCTCATCTTCCAGCGCTTCATCGAGATCTGGACGGCTATCCCCTCGCTCTATCTTCTCCTGATCCTGTCCTCGGTCCTTGTGCCCGGCTTCTTCGTGCTGCTCGGCATCCTCTTGCTGTTCTCCTGGGTCTCGCTGGTCGGCCTCGTGCGGGCCGAATTCCTGCGCGGGCGCAACTTCGAGTACATCCAGGCGGCGCGGGCGCTCGGCGTCTCCAACCCGACCATCATGTTCCGCCATCTGCTGCCGAACGCGATGGTGGCGACCATGACGTTCCTGCCCTTCATCGTGTCGAGTTCGGTGATGACATTGACGGCGCTGGATTTCCTCGGCTTCGGCCTGCCGCCGGGGTCACCTTCGCTCGGCGAATTGCTGTCGCAGGCCAAGTCCAATGTGCAGGCACCCTGGCTCGGGTTCTCCGGCTTCTTCTCGGTCGCGATCATGCTTTCACTCCTGATTTTCATCGGCGAAGCCGTTCGCGACGCCTTCGATCCGCGCAAGACGTTCAGGTAG
- a CDS encoding microcin C ABC transporter permease YejB encodes MSAYIARRILLMIPTLLGILFVSFVVVQFAPGGPVERVIAQLSGADTGGTSRISGGSDFAQRAPGQVGAGGDAINSKYRGAQGLDPDFIKKLEVQFGFDKPAPERFALMVWNFARFDFGKSYFRDVSVLQLIKEKLPVSISLGLWLTLITYLISIPLGIRKAVKDGTRFDTWTSTILVLGYAIPGFLFAILLIILFAGGSFFNWFPLRGLTSDGWSQFPWYWQIIDYFWHLTLPLIAMGLGAFTTMTFLTKNSFLDEIRKQYVMTARAKGCSEGRVLYGHVFRNAMLIVIAGFPGTFIHAFFSGSLLIETIFSLDGLGLLSFESVLNRDYPVVFGTLYIFSLVGLVINLVSDLTYMWIDPRIDFEAREV; translated from the coding sequence ATGAGCGCCTATATCGCCCGCCGCATCCTCCTGATGATCCCGACGCTGCTGGGGATTCTCTTCGTGTCTTTCGTCGTCGTGCAGTTCGCGCCGGGCGGCCCGGTCGAGCGCGTGATCGCGCAACTCTCCGGGGCTGACACCGGCGGCACTTCGCGCATTTCGGGCGGCAGCGACTTTGCGCAGCGGGCGCCCGGGCAGGTCGGGGCCGGTGGCGACGCCATCAACTCGAAATATCGCGGTGCGCAGGGTCTTGATCCTGACTTCATCAAGAAGCTCGAGGTGCAGTTCGGCTTCGACAAGCCGGCACCGGAACGCTTCGCACTGATGGTGTGGAATTTTGCCCGCTTCGATTTCGGCAAGAGCTATTTCCGCGACGTCAGCGTTCTGCAACTCATCAAGGAGAAGCTGCCGGTTTCGATCTCGCTCGGCCTGTGGTTGACGCTGATCACCTATCTGATCTCGATTCCGCTCGGCATCCGCAAGGCGGTGAAGGACGGCACGCGCTTCGACACCTGGACGTCGACCATTCTCGTGCTGGGCTATGCCATTCCCGGCTTCCTGTTCGCCATCCTTCTCATCATCCTGTTCGCCGGCGGCTCCTTCTTCAACTGGTTCCCGCTGCGCGGACTGACCTCGGACGGCTGGTCGCAGTTTCCCTGGTACTGGCAGATCATCGACTATTTCTGGCATCTGACGCTGCCGCTGATCGCCATGGGGTTAGGTGCCTTCACCACCATGACGTTCCTGACCAAGAACTCGTTCCTGGACGAGATTCGCAAGCAATACGTGATGACCGCGCGCGCCAAGGGCTGTAGCGAGGGCCGGGTGCTCTACGGCCACGTCTTCCGCAATGCCATGCTCATCGTGATCGCCGGCTTCCCGGGGACCTTCATCCACGCCTTCTTTTCCGGCTCGCTGCTGATCGAGACCATCTTCTCGCTGGACGGGTTGGGCCTGCTCAGCTTCGAGAGCGTGCTCAACCGCGACTATCCCGTGGTGTTCGGCACGCTCTACATCTTCTCGCTGGTCGGCCTCGTGATCAACCTGGTCTCCGACCTGACGTATATGTGGATCGACCCCCGGATCGATTTCGAAGCGCGGGAGGTCTGA
- a CDS encoding extracellular solute-binding protein, which yields MTQMSRRHVLALGVGGAFGAFLGVPPLRKAGASEAGIEAHGISAFGDLKYPADFRQFDYVNPAAPKGGTFSLIPSTKSHNQSYQTFNSLNAYILKGDGAQGMDMTFSPLMVRASDEPDAMYGLAAKSVQISPDRLVYRFTMRPEAKFHDGTRLTAHDAAFSLTTLKAKGHPLIVVNMRDFVSAEAIDDATLVVTFAKGRARDVPLYVAGLPIFSKAYYTSRPFDESTLDTPLGSGPYKVGRFEVNRYIEFERVKDWWAADLPPCRGTYNFDVVRYEFYRDRDVAFEGFTGKSYLYREEFTSRIWATRYDFPAVKDGRVKMEVVPDDTPSGAQGWFINTRRDKFKDPRVREALINAFDFEWTNKTIMYGAYARTVSPFQNSDLMAGGVPPSPEELKLLEPFRGQVPDEVFTAPFTPPVTDGSGQDRSLLRKAQQLLSEAGVPIKDGKRMLPNGEVFKIEFLLDEPSFQPHHAPYIKNLATLGIEANVRLVDAVQYRARQDDFDFDLTIQRFSMSATPGDAMRSFFSSQVANTKGSYNLAGIANPAIDAMIEKIMAADSREELTFACRAFDRLFRAGRYWVPQWYNKTHRLAYWDQFGHPQKLPRYANGVGAPDIWWHEPAKAAKLEQAK from the coding sequence ATGACGCAGATGTCACGCCGCCATGTGCTGGCCCTGGGTGTTGGCGGCGCCTTTGGAGCGTTCCTTGGCGTGCCGCCGTTGCGCAAGGCAGGCGCGTCGGAGGCCGGAATCGAGGCCCATGGCATCTCCGCGTTCGGCGATCTCAAATATCCCGCCGATTTCCGCCAGTTCGACTACGTCAATCCGGCTGCCCCGAAGGGGGGCACGTTCTCGCTGATTCCGTCGACGAAATCGCATAACCAGTCCTACCAGACCTTCAACTCGCTCAACGCCTACATTCTCAAGGGCGACGGTGCGCAAGGCATGGACATGACGTTCTCGCCGCTGATGGTGCGCGCGAGCGACGAGCCCGACGCGATGTATGGGCTTGCCGCCAAATCCGTGCAGATATCGCCGGACAGGCTGGTCTATCGTTTCACGATGCGGCCCGAAGCGAAATTCCACGACGGCACCAGACTCACCGCGCATGATGCGGCGTTCTCGCTGACGACGCTGAAGGCCAAGGGCCACCCGCTGATCGTCGTGAACATGCGCGACTTCGTGAGCGCGGAAGCCATCGACGACGCCACGCTCGTCGTCACCTTCGCCAAGGGACGCGCCCGCGACGTACCGCTCTATGTCGCCGGTCTTCCGATCTTTTCGAAAGCGTATTACACGTCCCGGCCGTTCGATGAATCGACGCTGGATACTCCGCTCGGCTCCGGTCCGTACAAGGTCGGGAGGTTCGAGGTCAATCGCTACATCGAGTTCGAGCGAGTCAAGGATTGGTGGGCGGCCGATCTGCCGCCCTGCCGCGGCACTTACAATTTCGATGTCGTGCGCTATGAATTCTATCGCGACCGCGATGTCGCCTTCGAGGGCTTCACCGGCAAGAGTTATCTCTATCGCGAAGAGTTCACCTCGCGCATCTGGGCGACGCGCTACGACTTTCCGGCCGTCAAGGACGGCCGCGTCAAGATGGAGGTCGTGCCCGACGACACGCCCTCCGGCGCGCAGGGCTGGTTCATCAATACGAGGCGCGACAAGTTCAAGGACCCGCGCGTGCGCGAGGCCCTGATCAACGCCTTCGATTTCGAATGGACCAACAAGACCATCATGTACGGCGCCTATGCCCGTACCGTGTCGCCGTTCCAGAATTCGGACCTCATGGCGGGCGGTGTGCCGCCTTCGCCGGAAGAGCTGAAGCTGCTGGAGCCGTTTCGCGGCCAGGTTCCCGACGAAGTTTTCACCGCACCGTTTACGCCTCCGGTAACGGACGGCTCCGGGCAGGACCGCAGCCTGTTGCGCAAGGCGCAGCAACTGCTGAGCGAGGCTGGCGTGCCGATCAAGGATGGCAAGCGGATGCTGCCCAACGGCGAGGTGTTCAAGATCGAGTTCCTGTTGGACGAACCCTCCTTCCAGCCGCATCACGCGCCCTACATCAAGAATCTCGCGACGCTCGGCATCGAGGCGAACGTGCGCCTTGTTGATGCGGTGCAATACAGGGCGCGTCAGGATGACTTCGATTTCGACCTGACGATCCAGCGCTTCAGCATGTCGGCAACGCCGGGCGATGCCATGCGCTCGTTCTTCTCCTCGCAGGTCGCGAACACCAAGGGCTCGTACAATCTCGCGGGCATCGCCAACCCGGCCATCGATGCCATGATCGAGAAGATCATGGCAGCCGACAGCCGCGAGGAATTGACCTTTGCTTGTCGTGCTTTCGACCGCCTGTTTCGCGCCGGCCGCTACTGGGTGCCGCAATGGTACAACAAGACGCACCGGCTGGCTTATTGGGATCAGTTCGGCCACCCGCAGAAGCTGCCGCGTTATGCCAACGGCGTCGGCGCGCCCGACATCTGGTGGCATGAACCCGCCAAGGCCGCCAAGCTCGAACAGGCGAAATAA